A single Campylobacter hyointestinalis subsp. hyointestinalis DNA region contains:
- a CDS encoding homoserine dehydrogenase, producing the protein MRVAILGVGTVGNEVANVLLRNQKLISARSGMNITPVVGVVRDLNKKRDSKIPLTDDINSVIDRDDIDVYVELMGGIDGPYKIVSKILEKKKPVVTANKAMLAYHRNELEKLAGDTPFGYEASVAGGIPIIKALREGLSANHIQKIVGIMNGTSNYILTNMMQGGVKFDEVLKKAQELGYAEADPTFDIGGFDTAHKLLILASLAYSVHAKPEDILIEGIEGITNEDIYFANEFEYAIKLLAIAKRREDKVELRVHPALIQKEKMIAKVDGVMNAVSVTGDAVGESLFYGAGAGGSATASAVISDLIDIAREVKNPMLGYKAPLEVLPLGLFKPNEIKTKYYLRLKVADEVGVLAKITNLMSQNNLSIDSFLQKPRIDKSLDFSTLYFTTHTCLEADMLRVVGLLESESFIKGRPFMIRIEE; encoded by the coding sequence TTCGCGATCTAAATAAAAAAAGAGATTCTAAAATACCTCTAACAGATGATATAAATAGCGTGATCGATAGAGATGATATAGATGTTTATGTCGAGCTTATGGGTGGTATAGATGGGCCTTATAAAATCGTTAGCAAAATCTTAGAAAAGAAAAAGCCTGTAGTTACCGCAAACAAAGCTATGCTTGCATATCATAGAAATGAGCTTGAAAAACTAGCTGGAGATACTCCTTTTGGTTACGAAGCTAGCGTAGCTGGGGGTATTCCTATCATAAAAGCTTTAAGAGAAGGTTTAAGTGCAAACCATATCCAAAAGATAGTCGGTATTATGAACGGTACTAGTAACTATATACTTACAAATATGATGCAAGGTGGCGTTAAATTTGATGAAGTGCTTAAAAAAGCTCAAGAATTAGGTTATGCCGAGGCCGATCCTACATTTGATATTGGTGGTTTTGATACTGCTCATAAGCTGCTTATTTTAGCAAGTCTTGCGTATTCTGTTCATGCTAAACCAGAAGATATACTGATAGAAGGTATAGAAGGCATTACGAATGAAGATATATATTTTGCAAATGAATTTGAGTATGCTATAAAGTTATTGGCTATAGCAAAAAGAAGAGAAGATAAAGTAGAACTTCGCGTACATCCAGCACTTATTCAAAAAGAAAAAATGATAGCAAAAGTAGATGGTGTGATGAACGCAGTAAGCGTCACTGGAGACGCTGTTGGCGAGAGCTTGTTTTATGGAGCTGGAGCTGGGGGAAGTGCTACTGCAAGTGCTGTTATAAGCGATCTTATCGATATCGCTAGAGAAGTTAAAAATCCTATGCTAGGCTATAAAGCTCCACTAGAAGTTTTGCCTCTTGGGCTTTTTAAGCCAAATGAGATAAAAACAAAGTATTATCTAAGGCTAAAAGTGGCTGATGAAGTTGGTGTTTTAGCTAAAATCACAAATTTAATGAGTCAAAATAATCTTTCTATAGATAGTTTTTTACAAAAACCTAGAATCGATAAAAGCCTTGATTTTAGTACTTTGTATTTTACAACGCATACTTGTTTAGAAGCTGATATGCTAAGAGTAGTAGGTCTTCTTGAGAGCGAGAGCTTTATAAAAGGTAGGCCTTTTATGATACGAATCGAAGAGTAA
- a CDS encoding YraN family protein, with product MGLREYIFGFHSEDLAADYLKSLGFEIICRNFHSKFGEIDIIAKKDDVYHFIEVKSTSKDYETVYRVTQKKIYKIIKTINFYMLKSSINSDYQIDLICIENGEFKFLENISF from the coding sequence TTGGGTTTAAGAGAGTATATTTTCGGATTTCATAGTGAAGATCTGGCTGCAGATTATCTTAAAAGTTTGGGTTTTGAGATAATCTGTAGAAATTTCCACTCAAAATTTGGCGAGATAGATATAATCGCAAAAAAAGATGATGTGTATCATTTTATAGAGGTTAAATCTACATCTAAGGATTATGAGACTGTATATAGAGTCACTCAAAAGAAAATTTATAAGATAATAAAAACTATTAACTTTTATATGTTAAAATCTAGCATAAATTCAGATTATCAGATAGATTTAATATGCATAGAAAATGGTGAATTTAAATTTTTAGAAAATATAAGTTTTTAA
- the trxA gene encoding thioredoxin, which translates to MGKYIELTSENFNIAKEGVALVDFWAPWCGPCRMLAPVIDELAGEFEGKAKVCKVNTDEAQDLAVEYGVRSIPTLLFFKDGQIVDQMIGAQSKVAIADKINSLL; encoded by the coding sequence ATGGGTAAATATATTGAACTTACTTCAGAAAACTTCAATATAGCAAAAGAAGGCGTTGCGTTGGTTGATTTTTGGGCACCTTGGTGCGGACCTTGCAGAATGTTGGCTCCAGTTATTGATGAGCTTGCTGGTGAGTTTGAAGGAAAAGCTAAAGTTTGCAAAGTAAATACGGATGAGGCTCAAGATTTGGCTGTTGAGTACGGTGTTCGCTCTATTCCAACTCTACTTTTCTTTAAAGACGGACAAATAGTGGATCAAATGATAGGCGCTCAATCAAAAGTGGCTATCGCAGATAAAATCAATTCACTTTTATAA
- the trxB gene encoding thioredoxin-disulfide reductase — protein sequence MLDVAIIGGGPAGLSAGLYATRGGLKNVVMFEKGMPGGQITSSSEMENYPGVATVMDGMSFMAPWTEQCTRFGLKHEMANVEKVAKNSDGSFSIFLEGGKEEKAKAVIVCTGSTPKRAGFKGEDEFFGKGVSTCATCDGFFYKNKEVAVLGGGDTALEEAQYLANICSKVYLIHRRDEFRAAPVTVEKAKKNPKIEFITSASVDEVYGDNIAGVKGIKVKLKDGSIRDLQVPGIFTFVGLNVRNDVLKGEDGKFICDTLPTGQVRVNLKMQTNIPGLFAAGDLREDAPKQVVCAAADGAVAALSAMSYIESLH from the coding sequence ATGTTAGATGTAGCAATAATAGGTGGTGGACCAGCAGGACTAAGCGCAGGACTTTACGCGACTAGAGGTGGACTTAAAAACGTGGTTATGTTTGAAAAAGGAATGCCTGGTGGTCAGATCACTAGTAGTTCTGAGATGGAGAACTATCCAGGCGTCGCTACTGTGATGGACGGTATGAGTTTTATGGCTCCATGGACTGAGCAATGCACTAGGTTTGGTTTAAAACATGAGATGGCAAACGTAGAAAAAGTAGCGAAAAATAGCGATGGAAGCTTTAGTATTTTTTTAGAAGGCGGTAAAGAAGAAAAAGCAAAAGCAGTCATTGTTTGCACCGGTTCTACTCCAAAAAGAGCAGGATTTAAAGGCGAAGATGAATTCTTTGGAAAAGGCGTTTCTACTTGTGCGACTTGTGATGGATTTTTCTATAAGAACAAAGAAGTTGCCGTTTTAGGTGGTGGCGATACTGCTCTTGAAGAAGCCCAATACCTAGCAAATATCTGCTCAAAAGTGTATTTGATACATAGAAGAGATGAGTTTAGAGCAGCTCCTGTTACTGTGGAAAAAGCTAAGAAAAATCCTAAAATCGAGTTTATAACAAGTGCTAGTGTAGATGAAGTTTACGGCGACAATATAGCCGGAGTAAAAGGTATAAAAGTCAAACTAAAAGACGGTAGCATACGTGATCTACAAGTTCCTGGTATATTTACGTTTGTTGGACTAAATGTAAGAAATGATGTTTTAAAAGGCGAAGACGGTAAGTTCATCTGTGATACTCTACCAACTGGACAAGTAAGGGTAAATTTAAAAATGCAAACAAATATTCCAGGACTTTTTGCAGCGGGCGACCTTAGAGAAGACGCTCCTAAACAAGTCGTTTGTGCAGCGGCAGATGGGGCAGTAGCAGCACTTTCAGCGATGAGCTACATAGAGAGTTTGCATTAA
- a CDS encoding complement resistance protein TraT, producing the protein MRTSFKAILSSVVAASLIAGCATTTLQTSAKMTQSIFIDPVAKDKRVVFVSIKNTSGHDINLEQKIIQGLQAKGYTITDDPEVATYLLMTNVLYCDEKSENNAVGGAVALGATGAAISGYNNGGAGSMIAAGAAGALVGGVLGKLTEDTIWQMQVDINIRQKAKNGTVLSETGNVSGQASVKDRAKSGFTNSFGGDIRNVNATGALQSNQIDTKNQTYETDYIEKKTMIFAEATKTGLQLPEATPILEEKIASQIVGLF; encoded by the coding sequence ATGAGAACATCATTTAAAGCCATACTTAGCAGTGTCGTTGCGGCTTCATTGATAGCTGGTTGTGCTACTACAACCTTGCAAACAAGCGCTAAAATGACGCAAAGTATATTTATAGATCCAGTCGCTAAAGACAAAAGAGTCGTCTTTGTCAGTATAAAAAATACCAGCGGACATGACATAAATTTGGAACAAAAAATTATCCAAGGTTTACAAGCAAAAGGTTATACTATAACAGATGATCCAGAAGTCGCTACTTACTTGTTGATGACTAATGTTTTGTATTGCGATGAGAAATCAGAAAATAATGCTGTTGGCGGTGCTGTGGCTTTAGGTGCCACAGGAGCTGCTATCAGCGGTTATAACAATGGTGGTGCTGGTAGTATGATAGCCGCAGGAGCCGCAGGAGCTTTGGTGGGCGGAGTATTAGGAAAGCTTACAGAAGACACTATTTGGCAGATGCAAGTCGATATAAATATCAGACAAAAAGCAAAAAATGGCACTGTTCTTAGTGAGACAGGAAATGTAAGCGGACAAGCTAGCGTGAAAGATAGAGCAAAGTCAGGCTTTACAAACTCATTTGGTGGCGATATAAGAAACGTAAATGCCACAGGAGCTTTACAAAGCAATCAAATAGATACTAAAAATCAGACTTATGAGACGGATTATATAGAGAAAAAAACTATGATATTTGCCGAAGCTACGAAAACAGGACTTCAGCTTCCAGAAGCAACTCCTATACTAGAAGAAAAGATAGCTTCACAGATAGTAGGTCTGTTTTGA
- the dapB gene encoding 4-hydroxy-tetrahydrodipicolinate reductase — MIKIGIHGASGKMGTEIISNLKNSDLAKVSVAYSIDPVLCDTGDALVTDDLKVLFDNSDVIIDFTIKEGALNLINYARTYPKPLVIGTTGLGSEGEELLGLASSLMPILQATNMSLGVAVLNRLVGLASKALSEFDIEIVEMHHRHKKDAPSGTALTLATHAAKARNLNLSSVRVSSRDGMVGARSKDEIAVMALRGGDVVGRHTVGFYNDGEFIELNHTATSRATFAKGAIKAAIWLEGKQAGLYSIYDCLGI, encoded by the coding sequence ATGATAAAGATCGGCATACACGGCGCAAGCGGTAAAATGGGCACTGAGATAATCTCAAATTTAAAAAATAGTGATTTAGCAAAAGTCAGCGTAGCTTATAGCATAGATCCAGTGCTTTGTGATACGGGCGATGCTTTAGTCACTGATGATTTAAAAGTTTTATTTGATAATAGCGATGTTATCATAGACTTTACTATAAAAGAAGGTGCGCTAAATTTGATAAACTACGCAAGGACCTATCCAAAACCTTTAGTTATCGGTACAACTGGGCTTGGTAGTGAAGGCGAGGAGCTTTTAGGACTTGCAAGTTCTCTTATGCCTATACTTCAAGCTACAAATATGAGTTTAGGCGTAGCCGTACTAAACAGACTAGTAGGGCTTGCTAGTAAAGCTCTTAGTGAGTTTGATATCGAGATAGTAGAGATGCATCATCGACATAAAAAAGACGCTCCTAGTGGCACAGCACTTACCTTAGCTACTCACGCAGCAAAAGCTAGAAATTTAAATTTAAGTAGCGTCAGGGTGAGTAGTAGAGATGGAATGGTTGGAGCGAGAAGCAAAGACGAGATAGCTGTTATGGCTCTTCGAGGCGGAGATGTAGTAGGTCGCCATACCGTAGGATTTTACAATGATGGGGAGTTTATAGAGCTAAATCATACCGCAACTTCTAGAGCTACTTTCGCAAAAGGTGCTATAAAAGCTGCGATTTGGCTAGAGGGCAAACAAGCAGGGCTTTATAGTATATATGATTGTTTAGGAATTTAA
- the purF gene encoding amidophosphoribosyltransferase: MCAIVGVINSKDAAKTAYYGLFSMQHRGQEASGISASNNHHIKTIKNRGLVTEVFDSSSFEVLKGEMAIGHNRYSTAGSDSVLDAQPVSAKYSLGEISIVHNGNLINKDEVRKSLVEDGAIFQSNMDTENILHLIARSKKEHLQDRIVEAVKQIKGAYCLLILSRSKMFVLRDPYGIRPLSIGRLKDGGYIVSSETCSFDLVGATFLRDVKPGEMLIFEEGKSEFKSIQLFGQTDPRICAFEYIYFARPDSVIDGKNVYDIRKKLGQTLAKKSKIKADLVIPVPDSGVPAALGYARQSGIPFEMAIVRNHYVGRTFIEPTQEMRNLKVKLKLNPMSDVLKGKSVVVIDDSIVRGTTSKKIVELLRHAGAKEIHMKIAAPEIKFPEKYGIDTPSFAELISANMNASEVCKFIGADSLEFLSIDELTNALGNERKYSLVSFDGDYFIK, from the coding sequence ATGTGTGCAATAGTCGGGGTTATAAATTCAAAAGACGCTGCAAAAACGGCTTATTACGGGCTATTTTCTATGCAGCACAGAGGTCAAGAGGCTAGTGGTATCAGTGCAAGCAATAATCATCATATCAAAACTATAAAAAATCGCGGTCTAGTAACTGAAGTGTTTGATAGTAGCAGCTTTGAAGTGCTAAAAGGTGAAATGGCTATCGGACATAATCGCTACAGTACAGCTGGAAGCGACAGCGTGTTAGACGCTCAACCTGTGAGCGCTAAGTATTCTTTAGGCGAGATAAGTATAGTCCATAATGGAAATTTGATAAATAAAGATGAAGTTCGCAAAAGCCTTGTTGAAGATGGCGCTATATTTCAGTCAAATATGGACACAGAAAACATACTTCATTTGATAGCAAGAAGCAAAAAAGAGCATCTGCAAGACCGCATAGTAGAAGCCGTAAAGCAGATAAAAGGAGCTTACTGCCTTTTGATACTTAGTAGATCAAAAATGTTTGTTTTACGTGATCCTTATGGCATAAGACCACTGAGTATCGGTAGGCTTAAAGATGGTGGATATATAGTATCTAGTGAGACTTGTTCATTTGATCTTGTTGGAGCTACTTTTTTAAGAGATGTAAAGCCAGGCGAAATGCTGATTTTTGAAGAGGGAAAAAGTGAGTTTAAGAGCATACAACTTTTTGGACAAACAGATCCTAGAATTTGCGCTTTTGAGTATATATATTTTGCTAGGCCAGATAGCGTGATAGATGGTAAAAATGTCTACGATATCCGTAAAAAGCTAGGTCAAACATTAGCTAAAAAATCAAAAATAAAAGCCGATCTTGTCATCCCAGTACCAGACTCAGGCGTGCCAGCAGCTCTTGGATATGCAAGGCAGAGTGGAATTCCTTTTGAGATGGCAATAGTAAGAAACCACTATGTAGGAAGAACATTTATCGAGCCTACTCAAGAGATGAGAAATCTCAAAGTCAAACTTAAACTAAATCCTATGAGTGATGTTTTAAAAGGTAAAAGCGTAGTCGTGATAGATGATAGCATCGTAAGAGGAACGACTAGTAAGAAGATCGTAGAGCTTTTAAGACATGCAGGGGCAAAAGAGATCCATATGAAGATCGCAGCTCCAGAGATAAAATTTCCTGAGAAATACGGTATAGACACACCGAGCTTTGCCGAACTCATAAGTGCAAATATGAATGCTAGCGAAGTATGTAAATTCATAGGTGCTGATAGTTTGGAGTTTTTAAGTATAGATGAGCTTACAAACGCTCTTGGAAATGAGAGAAAATACTCGCTCGTTAGCTTTGATGGGGATTATTTTATAAAATAA
- a CDS encoding DUF2393 family protein: protein MYFTIFHIIALVIICVFFILFLILALKKEERISVIISMVGLNIFVMTCLAIFAMLSIDQYTKKARIENLNYDRVLLNESMVFFGTIRNIGDYTITSCTLEMKLTNSPVEKGVLDGNIFKQKGFLDTLKSKPEARSSVEMEFKIGTNLKPSESRAFSVSLPYPATFRTPTYHYKLYCH from the coding sequence ATGTATTTTACAATTTTTCATATCATAGCGCTAGTTATTATCTGTGTATTTTTCATACTATTTTTGATTTTGGCTTTAAAAAAAGAAGAACGGATATCTGTTATAATCAGTATGGTAGGACTAAATATATTCGTGATGACTTGTCTAGCGATATTTGCCATGCTTAGCATAGATCAATATACAAAAAAAGCTAGGATAGAAAATCTTAATTACGATCGAGTTTTGCTCAACGAAAGTATGGTATTTTTCGGCACCATAAGAAATATCGGGGATTACACTATCACGAGTTGTACTCTTGAGATGAAACTCACAAACTCACCGGTAGAAAAAGGCGTTTTAGATGGAAATATATTTAAACAAAAAGGCTTTTTAGATACTTTAAAATCCAAGCCAGAAGCCAGAAGCTCAGTAGAGATGGAGTTCAAGATAGGCACGAATTTAAAGCCGAGCGAGTCAAGAGCTTTTAGCGTCTCTTTACCTTACCCAGCTACTTTTAGAACCCCAACTTATCATTATAAACTCTATTGTCATTAG
- a CDS encoding DUF2393 family protein has product MHAINSLKEMVRFYTAHFVFIDYFAILWVLLIFLVVLFLVIILVVKRPFFASFILILDVCFIIFGIIYTHKIIDENIRKRELDLNFIKQLSFSDTLIVDLNLTNLSKKPFSYCSVKVKFYTHSDNKFKNYINSLKPFKVQKSVINEQIDINTTKNLRLIINNFKPIDYNTTINSECF; this is encoded by the coding sequence ATGCACGCGATAAATAGTCTAAAAGAGATGGTGCGATTTTATACGGCACATTTTGTATTTATTGACTATTTTGCCATACTTTGGGTTTTACTTATTTTTTTAGTAGTACTTTTTTTAGTTATCATTTTGGTAGTAAAAAGACCATTTTTTGCTAGTTTTATACTCATACTAGATGTCTGTTTTATCATTTTTGGTATCATCTACACACATAAGATAATTGATGAAAATATAAGGAAAAGAGAGTTGGATCTAAATTTTATCAAGCAGCTAAGCTTTTCAGATACTCTTATAGTAGATTTAAATTTAACCAATCTATCCAAAAAACCATTTTCTTATTGTAGTGTAAAAGTCAAATTCTACACCCATTCAGATAATAAATTTAAAAATTATATAAACTCTCTAAAGCCCTTTAAGGTACAAAAAAGCGTTATCAACGAGCAGATAGACATAAACACTACAAAAAACTTAAGGCTAATCATAAATAATTTTAAGCCGATAGATTATAATACAACTATAAATTCGGAGTGTTTCTGA
- the hisI gene encoding phosphoribosyl-AMP cyclohydrolase, producing MCVNWDKIDGLLPVIVQEESSNEVLMMAYMNEEALNLSLKTGFAHYFSRTKNRIWKKGEESGNIQIIRSALLDCDNDSLLIKVEQKGGVACHTGKKSCFFNEISLTSKTLTNTEFIKNEKYDIFDHLYHVALDRKLNCDTQNSYIAKLYSKGENAYLKKICEEAGEFCFALKDLSKFKKYKELGKESFGEHKVGDPSYDVIYEAADIFFHIVVALANFDLHPSRIIDELKRREGISGIEEKNARDK from the coding sequence GTGTGCGTGAATTGGGATAAAATAGACGGGCTTTTACCTGTTATCGTTCAAGAAGAGAGTTCAAATGAAGTTTTGATGATGGCTTATATGAATGAAGAAGCTTTAAATTTAAGCCTAAAAACAGGTTTTGCCCACTATTTTTCACGCACAAAAAATAGAATTTGGAAAAAAGGTGAAGAGAGCGGAAATATCCAAATAATCAGATCCGCTTTACTCGACTGTGACAATGACTCGCTACTCATAAAAGTCGAACAAAAAGGCGGTGTAGCTTGTCATACCGGTAAAAAATCTTGCTTTTTCAATGAAATTTCACTCACTTCAAAAACGCTTACAAATACCGAATTTATAAAAAATGAAAAATACGATATCTTCGATCATCTATACCACGTCGCGCTTGATAGAAAACTAAACTGCGATACACAAAACTCGTATATAGCAAAACTCTACTCAAAAGGCGAAAACGCATATCTCAAAAAAATCTGTGAAGAAGCCGGAGAGTTTTGTTTTGCACTCAAAGATCTATCTAAATTTAAAAAATACAAGGAACTTGGCAAAGAAAGTTTTGGCGAACATAAGGTTGGCGACCCTAGCTATGACGTGATATACGAAGCCGCAGATATATTTTTTCATATCGTAGTTGCGTTAGCAAACTTCGATTTACATCCATCGCGTATTATAGATGAACTAAAAAGAAGAGAGGGGATAAGCGGCATAGAGGAGAAAAATGCACGCGATAAATAG
- a CDS encoding SPFH domain-containing protein — protein sequence MPADLNDYFNKKNGNGGGGDNKPNFNFKKPNIPNFNGFSKVSGVVYAIIIIIAVLAIAKPFVVINSGEVGIKSTAGKFDPSPLQPGFHFFIPFIQEVRIVDTKVRIINYTSSEGRNEANYRGSGIETKDTISVLDSRGLPVSMDITVQYRLNPLNAPQTIAAWGFSWESKIIDPVVRNVVRNVTGKYTAEELPERRNDIAVAIDNGIRTDIDSQQNKPVELLSVQLREIILPPKVKEQIERVQIAKQEAERTKYEVERANQEALKKAALAKGNADAVKIEAQGKADAVKIEANAQAYANKEVAKSLDNNLLQLKQIQTQKEFNEALKVNTDAKIFLTPGGAVPNIWVDTKDRPKQSVMEQK from the coding sequence TTGCCAGCAGATTTAAATGATTATTTTAATAAAAAAAACGGAAACGGTGGCGGAGGCGATAATAAGCCGAATTTTAACTTTAAAAAGCCAAATATTCCAAATTTTAACGGTTTTAGTAAAGTAAGTGGCGTAGTTTATGCCATTATCATTATCATCGCTGTTCTGGCCATAGCAAAGCCATTTGTCGTCATCAACTCAGGTGAAGTCGGTATCAAATCCACAGCGGGTAAGTTTGATCCAAGCCCACTTCAGCCAGGCTTTCACTTTTTTATACCTTTCATACAAGAAGTTAGGATCGTCGATACTAAAGTTCGTATCATAAACTATACTTCAAGCGAAGGTAGAAATGAAGCAAATTACCGTGGTAGCGGTATCGAAACTAAAGATACTATCTCAGTTCTTGACTCTAGAGGACTTCCAGTCAGTATGGATATAACAGTCCAGTACAGACTAAATCCCTTAAACGCGCCTCAAACTATCGCTGCGTGGGGCTTTAGCTGGGAAAGTAAGATCATAGATCCAGTCGTTAGAAACGTCGTTAGAAACGTGACTGGTAAATACACCGCAGAAGAGCTTCCAGAGCGTCGTAACGATATAGCAGTAGCCATAGATAATGGCATAAGGACAGACATAGACAGTCAGCAAAACAAGCCAGTTGAGCTTTTAAGTGTTCAACTTCGTGAAATAATACTTCCACCAAAAGTAAAAGAGCAGATAGAACGCGTTCAAATAGCAAAACAAGAAGCTGAACGAACAAAATACGAAGTAGAACGAGCAAACCAAGAAGCTCTCAAAAAAGCAGCTCTTGCAAAGGGTAATGCAGACGCTGTTAAGATAGAAGCTCAAGGTAAAGCAGACGCTGTTAAGATAGAAGCAAACGCTCAAGCTTATGCGAACAAAGAAGTGGCAAAAAGCTTAGATAATAACTTGCTACAACTAAAACAAATTCAAACTCAAAAAGAGTTTAACGAAGCTCTAAAAGTAAATACCGATGCTAAGATATTTTTAACTCCTGGAGGAGCCGTGCCAAATATCTGGGTAGATACGAAAGATAGGCCTAAACAAAGCGTGATGGAACAAAAATAA
- a CDS encoding branched-chain amino acid transaminase, with protein sequence MALLEAEHIWFDGKLIAWKDATVHVLSHSLHYGNAVFEGVRAYQTPKGLAIFKLAEHTKRLFESAKACGIKIPFTQEEINKAHVELLKSNTYNDNVYIRPLVFLGYGKMGVSHIGCPVNVAIAAWQWGAYMGDEALEKGIKVKISSWMKPAPFSMMAKAKASANYFNSQMANFEAQEAGCDEALLLDPQGFIAEGSGECFFIVKDGVIITPPNDTSLESITQKTVIAIAKDLGYEVVRHRITRDEAYNADEAFFTGTAAEVTPISNIDSRIIGSGKRGEVATRLQQAYFDVVMGKNPKYEHFLTYAK encoded by the coding sequence ATGGCACTACTAGAAGCAGAGCATATATGGTTTGATGGTAAATTAATAGCATGGAAAGACGCGACCGTTCACGTTTTGTCTCACTCACTACACTACGGAAATGCGGTATTTGAAGGCGTAAGGGCGTATCAAACTCCAAAAGGTTTGGCTATCTTTAAACTCGCCGAACATACAAAAAGACTTTTTGAGTCTGCAAAAGCTTGTGGGATAAAAATACCTTTTACACAAGAAGAGATAAATAAAGCCCACGTAGAACTTCTAAAAAGCAACACTTATAACGATAACGTCTATATCCGCCCACTTGTATTTTTAGGGTATGGTAAAATGGGCGTTAGTCATATCGGATGTCCTGTAAATGTCGCGATCGCAGCGTGGCAATGGGGTGCTTATATGGGCGATGAAGCACTTGAAAAAGGTATCAAAGTCAAGATTTCATCTTGGATGAAACCAGCTCCTTTTTCTATGATGGCAAAAGCAAAAGCAAGTGCAAATTACTTCAACTCTCAAATGGCAAATTTCGAAGCTCAAGAGGCTGGTTGTGATGAAGCCTTACTTCTTGATCCGCAAGGATTTATCGCTGAGGGTAGCGGCGAATGCTTCTTTATAGTAAAAGATGGCGTTATAATCACTCCACCAAACGATACAAGCTTAGAAAGCATCACTCAAAAAACAGTCATAGCCATAGCAAAAGACCTAGGATACGAAGTCGTACGTCACCGCATCACTAGAGATGAAGCCTACAATGCAGATGAAGCATTTTTTACTGGAACAGCAGCAGAAGTCACTCCGATCAGCAATATAGACAGCAGAATCATCGGTAGCGGTAAAAGAGGCGAAGTAGCTACAAGATTACAACAAGCGTATTTTGATGTTGTAATGGGTAAAAATCCAAAATATGAGCATTTCTTAACATACGCAAAATAA
- a CDS encoding tautomerase family protein, whose product MPIINIKLTAPMPSREKLDEIAVKITDIMVNDLGKNPARVVINFDEIRPEATYFGAKSVQAIKEGK is encoded by the coding sequence ATGCCGATTATAAACATAAAGCTTACTGCTCCTATGCCAAGCCGTGAAAAACTAGATGAAATCGCAGTCAAAATCACAGATATAATGGTAAATGATCTAGGTAAAAACCCAGCTAGAGTAGTGATAAATTTCGATGAAATTCGCCCTGAGGCGACGTATTTTGGAGCCAAATCAGTCCAAGCGATAAAGGAGGGCAAATAA
- the bcp gene encoding thioredoxin-dependent thiol peroxidase, producing the protein MACCKKKDPSCPVEVKASAQTSAFLPEDIERKVTLASGELAPDFELENADGVKIALKDFKGKNVVLYFYPKDNTPGCTTEACEFSANYDDFIANDTIIIGISPDSVKSHSNFTQKQSLKHILLSDPDKEVAKAYGVWQVRKNYGKEYLGIVRTTFVIDKTGRIAKVYKSVKAAGHALKVLADLVK; encoded by the coding sequence ATGGCGTGTTGCAAGAAAAAAGATCCAAGTTGCCCAGTAGAAGTAAAAGCGTCTGCTCAAACTTCGGCTTTTTTGCCTGAAGATATAGAGAGAAAAGTCACGTTGGCTTCTGGTGAGCTCGCTCCAGACTTTGAGCTAGAAAACGCAGATGGCGTAAAAATCGCACTTAAAGATTTCAAAGGTAAAAACGTAGTTTTATACTTTTATCCAAAAGATAACACTCCTGGTTGCACGACTGAAGCGTGCGAATTTAGTGCAAATTACGATGATTTTATCGCTAATGATACTATAATAATAGGCATTAGCCCTGATAGCGTCAAATCACACTCAAATTTCACCCAAAAACAGAGTCTTAAACACATACTTTTAAGCGATCCAGATAAAGAAGTGGCAAAGGCTTATGGAGTATGGCAAGTACGTAAAAACTACGGTAAAGAGTATCTTGGCATAGTACGAACGACTTTTGTTATAGATAAAACAGGACGTATCGCAAAAGTATATAAAAGCGTAAAAGCTGCCGGTCACGCTCTTAAAGTTTTAGCAGATTTAGTAAAATAA